A part of Variovorax sp. HW608 genomic DNA contains:
- a CDS encoding TAXI family TRAP transporter solute-binding subunit — translation MPQAIRLFLLSIRDLIVSAGPVVFLVIGLLVAAYWWLQPQPPKHVTLATGPAGSAYAAFGKRYSDAFRSSGIEVIQSPTDGSLDNLQLLRSGKADVAFVRGGSADPAKDEEAGLISLGGLFFEPLWFFYRTDAAREIDRKAARLTSLTQFRDLRINVDKAGSGVPDLMDRMFRANDMNPAKLNISHLEQQAATEALLGGMVDVIVLASAPESPLVQQLLRSPDIRLMDFVQSDAYSRRFPFLQPVTLPRGVVDLSTDLPSRNVTLLAAATSLLAREETHPAIRQLFAQSAQSIHGGAGWFNRAREFPNTRTSELPVSPEGDRAINGTPPFWQRYLPFWASNLIERMWLVLGGLLVLMLPLSRVVPPLYQFRVRRRVFRWYARLRDVENKLVAHKGERDALLKELDDLDRMVNKVAVPLSYADELYALRNNIDAVRKRVLAGAPPAGGAAMPSSRPA, via the coding sequence ATGCCTCAAGCCATCCGACTCTTTCTTCTCTCGATCCGCGATCTGATCGTCTCCGCCGGCCCGGTGGTCTTTCTCGTCATCGGTTTGCTCGTCGCCGCGTACTGGTGGCTCCAGCCGCAGCCGCCCAAGCACGTGACGCTGGCGACCGGCCCCGCGGGCAGCGCCTACGCGGCGTTCGGCAAGCGTTACTCGGACGCGTTCAGGTCCAGCGGCATCGAGGTGATCCAGAGCCCGACCGACGGCTCACTCGACAACCTGCAACTGCTGCGCAGCGGCAAGGCCGACGTGGCGTTCGTGCGCGGCGGCAGCGCCGACCCGGCGAAGGACGAGGAAGCCGGCCTGATCTCGCTGGGCGGCCTGTTCTTCGAGCCGCTCTGGTTCTTCTACCGCACCGACGCGGCGCGCGAGATCGACCGCAAGGCGGCGAGGCTCACGTCGCTCACGCAGTTCAGGGACCTGCGCATCAACGTCGACAAGGCCGGCAGCGGCGTGCCGGACCTCATGGACAGGATGTTCCGCGCCAACGACATGAATCCCGCGAAGCTGAACATCTCGCACCTCGAACAGCAGGCCGCCACCGAGGCGCTGTTGGGCGGGATGGTCGACGTGATCGTGCTGGCTTCGGCGCCGGAGTCGCCCCTGGTCCAGCAGTTGCTCCGCTCACCCGATATCCGGCTCATGGATTTCGTTCAGAGCGATGCGTACTCGCGTCGCTTCCCCTTCCTGCAGCCTGTGACGCTGCCGCGCGGCGTGGTCGACCTCTCCACCGACCTGCCCTCGCGCAACGTGACCTTGCTGGCCGCTGCGACCTCGCTGCTGGCACGCGAAGAGACCCATCCGGCGATCCGGCAGCTCTTCGCGCAGAGCGCGCAGTCCATCCATGGCGGCGCGGGCTGGTTCAACCGCGCGCGCGAATTCCCGAACACGCGCACCAGCGAGCTGCCGGTCAGTCCCGAAGGCGACCGTGCGATCAACGGCACACCGCCGTTCTGGCAGCGCTACCTGCCGTTCTGGGCCAGCAACCTGATCGAGCGCATGTGGCTGGTGCTCGGCGGTCTGCTGGTCCTGATGCTGCCGCTCAGCCGCGTCGTGCCGCCGCTCTACCAGTTCCGGGTGCGGCGCCGGGTGTTCCGCTGGTATGCACGGCTGCGCGACGTCGAAAACAAGCTCGTGGCGCACAAGGGCGAGCGCGATGCGCTCCTGAAGGAGCTCGACGACCTCGACCGCATGGTCAACAAGGTGGCGGTGCCGCTGTCGTACGCCGATGAGCTCTACGCCCTGCGCAACAACATCGATGCGGTCCGCAAGCGGGTGCTGGCAGGCGCGCCGCCGGCCGGCGGGGCCGCGATGCCCTCGTCCCGACCGGCCTGA
- a CDS encoding response regulator produces the protein MKSKASLLFVDDNPRVINLVSMMFRGAYRVYTASSGAAALEIIDAHPVDVIVSDERMPVMRGTELLAEVRRRSPSTIRLLVAGYAELAALVGSLKAGDVFRFVKRPWNPEELKRAVLEAVVAARAVSTHAAASVDMAQPLAANRPSGVLVIDENAEDRRAIASLVGDHFAVRSAASIPRALELLAAHEIGVVVCTAQVGGMDVGKLFRVLKEDHPATTTVMMANPSDFDRILGLLDGVQIFRFASKPIRESVFGLAVSAAMKEHRRLRSVRRPSNASQAGRDEGIAAPPAGGAPASTRLRTASMLLRRA, from the coding sequence ATGAAAAGCAAGGCCAGTTTGCTGTTCGTCGATGACAACCCGAGGGTCATCAATCTCGTGAGCATGATGTTCCGCGGCGCGTACAGGGTGTACACCGCGAGCTCCGGAGCCGCGGCCCTGGAGATCATCGATGCCCACCCGGTGGACGTGATCGTGAGCGACGAGCGGATGCCGGTCATGCGCGGCACCGAGTTGCTGGCGGAGGTCCGAAGGCGCTCGCCCTCGACGATCCGGCTGCTGGTGGCGGGCTATGCGGAACTCGCCGCGCTCGTCGGTTCGCTGAAGGCGGGCGACGTCTTCCGCTTCGTGAAGAGGCCCTGGAATCCCGAGGAACTCAAGCGCGCCGTGCTCGAAGCCGTGGTCGCTGCGCGAGCCGTGTCGACGCACGCCGCGGCGAGCGTCGACATGGCGCAACCGCTCGCCGCGAATCGCCCGTCGGGCGTGCTCGTGATCGACGAGAACGCCGAAGACCGCCGCGCGATCGCGAGCCTCGTCGGCGATCACTTCGCGGTCCGGAGCGCGGCCAGCATTCCCAGGGCGCTCGAACTGCTGGCGGCACACGAGATCGGCGTGGTCGTGTGCACAGCGCAGGTCGGCGGCATGGACGTCGGCAAGCTGTTCCGCGTGCTGAAGGAGGACCATCCGGCCACGACCACCGTGATGATGGCCAATCCATCCGACTTCGATCGCATCCTGGGGCTGCTCGACGGGGTGCAGATCTTCCGCTTCGCCTCCAAGCCGATCCGCGAGAGCGTGTTCGGGCTCGCCGTCAGCGCCGCGATGAAGGAGCACCGCCGCCTGCGTTCGGTCCGAAGGCCTAGCAACGCGAGTCAGGCCGGTCGGGACGAGGGCATCGCGGCCCCGCCGGCCGGCGGCGCGCCTGCCAGCACCCGCTTGCGGACCGCATCGATGTTGTTGCGCAGGGCGTAG
- a CDS encoding IS1634 family transposase yields the protein MYIEAVPNRDSPPAILLRESYREDGKVRKRTLANLSSLSAEVIEGLKVLLRGGVAVPDAQEVFSIERSLPHGHVAAVLAAARQCDAPAWFASAPEDLRALLLAMLVARVLTPGSKLATHRMLHDDTATHSLGRVLGVGQCSADDLYRALDWLHGAQPAIERRLARKHLAGSTLVLYDLTSTWLTGRCCELAARGHSRDGKRDDPQIVFGLICTPEGCPIAVEVFAGNTGDPATVAEQVAKLKQRFGIERITWVGDRGMLTSARIEQVLKPQGMDWISSLRAPQIAQLAAELGPFQPSLFDERNLIEVSSEHFPGERLVVCRNPLLAAERSRKRGELLAATEADLGKVAAATQRARQPLRGEQAIALRVGRLIDRFNVAKHFELTITETTFAFRRKADSIASETALDGLYVIRTSLSAQQLDAAAAVAAYKSLAQVERAFRSMKTVDLHVRPVFHYNTERVRAHVFLCMLAYYVEWHLRERLKPVLFDDEFLEQAQGQRASPVAKAMRSEHARDKDTSKHASDGLPLHSLRTLLQDLATLAYNITHTSLNPNAKIVITTRPTPLQDKAFKLLGANPACTQ from the coding sequence ATGTACATCGAGGCCGTCCCCAACCGCGACTCGCCCCCCGCGATCCTGTTGCGCGAGTCCTATCGCGAAGACGGCAAGGTGCGCAAGCGCACGCTGGCCAATCTGTCGAGCCTGAGTGCGGAGGTCATAGAGGGCTTGAAGGTGTTGCTGCGCGGGGGCGTGGCCGTGCCCGACGCGCAGGAGGTCTTCAGCATCGAGCGCAGCCTGCCCCACGGCCATGTGGCCGCCGTGCTGGCGGCCGCGCGCCAATGCGACGCGCCGGCCTGGTTTGCCAGTGCGCCCGAGGACCTGCGCGCACTGTTGCTGGCCATGCTCGTCGCGCGCGTGCTCACGCCCGGCTCCAAGCTCGCGACCCATCGCATGCTGCACGACGACACCGCCACCCACTCGCTGGGCCGCGTGCTGGGTGTGGGTCAGTGCAGCGCCGATGATCTGTACCGTGCGCTGGACTGGCTGCACGGCGCGCAGCCGGCGATCGAGCGACGACTGGCGCGCAAGCATCTGGCCGGCAGCACCTTGGTGCTGTACGACCTCACCTCGACCTGGCTGACGGGACGCTGCTGCGAGCTGGCCGCGCGCGGCCATTCGCGCGACGGCAAGCGCGACGATCCACAGATCGTGTTCGGGCTGATCTGTACGCCCGAGGGGTGCCCGATCGCCGTCGAAGTGTTCGCCGGCAACACGGGCGACCCGGCCACGGTGGCCGAGCAGGTGGCCAAGCTCAAGCAGCGCTTTGGCATCGAACGCATCACGTGGGTGGGCGATCGCGGGATGCTGACCTCGGCACGCATCGAGCAGGTGCTCAAGCCGCAGGGCATGGACTGGATCAGCAGTCTGCGCGCGCCGCAAATCGCGCAGCTGGCCGCCGAGCTCGGGCCCTTCCAGCCGTCGCTGTTCGATGAGCGCAATCTCATCGAAGTCAGCAGCGAGCACTTTCCCGGCGAGCGGCTCGTGGTGTGCCGCAACCCACTTCTGGCGGCCGAGCGCTCACGCAAGCGCGGCGAGTTGCTGGCGGCCACCGAGGCCGATCTGGGCAAGGTCGCCGCGGCCACGCAGCGTGCGCGCCAGCCGCTGCGCGGCGAGCAGGCCATCGCGTTGCGCGTGGGGCGCCTCATCGACCGCTTCAACGTGGCCAAGCACTTCGAGCTCACGATCACCGAGACGACCTTCGCATTCCGGCGCAAGGCCGATTCGATTGCCAGCGAGACCGCGCTGGACGGTCTGTACGTGATCCGCACCAGCTTGAGCGCCCAGCAACTCGATGCGGCCGCGGCGGTGGCCGCCTACAAGAGCCTGGCCCAGGTGGAGCGCGCGTTCCGCTCGATGAAGACCGTGGACCTGCATGTGCGGCCGGTCTTCCACTACAACACCGAGCGTGTTCGCGCGCATGTCTTCCTGTGCATGCTCGCCTACTACGTCGAGTGGCACCTGCGCGAGCGCCTGAAGCCTGTGCTGTTCGACGACGAGTTCCTCGAGCAGGCCCAAGGCCAGCGGGCTTCTCCGGTCGCCAAGGCGATGCGCTCCGAGCACGCCCGCGACAAGGACACATCCAAGCACGCCAGCGACGGATTACCGCTGCACAGCCTGCGCACGCTGCTGCAGGACCTGGCCACGCTCGCCTACAACATCACCCACACGAGCCTGAACCCGAACGCCAAGATCGTCATCACCACGCGGCCCACGCCGCTGCAGGACAAGGCCTTCAAGCTGCTCGGCGCCAATCCCGCCTGTACCCAGTAA
- a CDS encoding PQQ-dependent sugar dehydrogenase, whose amino-acid sequence MPAAPAFKVVEVATGLDTPWALAFLPDGRMLVTQRGGQMRLRNADGSPANGGADRLSGVPAVAAVGQGGLLDVALDPDFENNRRIYFSFAESDATNPSLNGTAVARAQLDTAGMALRNVVVVYRQSPKVESTAHFGSRLVFDRNGYLFVTMGERQLDTQRGFAQDLSRGNGKVVRITTDGAAAPGNPFLGTTGAQPEIWSYGHRNPQGAALHPSTGELWIDEHGPQGGDEVNLVLPGRNYGWPVISYGQEYGTLTQVGEGTAKAGMEQPLTYWDKIDGSTWTPGTAKSSIAPSGMAFYTGDALPEWKGNLFIGALAGTALWRLRLDGNTVRSRERLLAERNERIRDVRQGPDGWIYLLTDSPNGKLLRLQR is encoded by the coding sequence TTGCCCGCTGCCCCAGCTTTCAAGGTCGTCGAAGTGGCGACGGGGCTCGATACGCCGTGGGCCCTGGCTTTCCTGCCGGATGGCCGCATGCTCGTCACGCAGCGTGGCGGCCAGATGCGATTGCGAAATGCCGACGGCAGCCCGGCCAATGGCGGCGCCGACCGGCTCAGCGGTGTTCCGGCCGTCGCGGCCGTCGGGCAGGGCGGGTTGCTCGACGTGGCACTGGACCCCGATTTCGAGAACAACCGGCGCATCTATTTCAGCTTCGCCGAGAGCGATGCGACGAACCCCAGTCTGAACGGCACCGCCGTCGCGCGCGCGCAGCTCGATACGGCCGGCATGGCCCTTCGCAATGTCGTGGTCGTCTACCGGCAGTCGCCGAAGGTCGAAAGCACGGCCCATTTCGGTTCCCGTCTCGTGTTCGACCGCAACGGGTACCTCTTCGTCACCATGGGCGAGCGCCAGCTCGATACGCAGCGCGGCTTCGCGCAGGATCTCTCGCGGGGCAACGGAAAGGTGGTGCGGATCACCACCGACGGTGCGGCGGCGCCGGGCAATCCGTTCCTCGGCACGACGGGCGCCCAGCCGGAGATCTGGAGCTACGGCCATCGCAATCCGCAAGGCGCCGCGCTGCATCCCTCGACGGGCGAACTCTGGATCGACGAACACGGCCCGCAGGGCGGCGACGAGGTCAACCTCGTGCTGCCCGGCCGCAACTACGGCTGGCCGGTCATCAGCTACGGGCAGGAATACGGCACCTTGACGCAGGTCGGCGAGGGCACCGCCAAGGCGGGCATGGAACAGCCGTTGACCTACTGGGACAAGATCGACGGCTCGACCTGGACGCCCGGTACCGCGAAATCCTCGATCGCGCCGAGCGGCATGGCCTTCTACACCGGCGATGCACTGCCCGAATGGAAGGGCAATCTCTTCATCGGTGCGCTGGCGGGGACGGCGCTGTGGCGGCTCAGGCTCGACGGCAACACCGTGCGCTCGCGCGAGCGGCTGCTCGCAGAACGCAACGAGCGCATCCGCGACGTGCGGCAGGGTCCCGATGGCTGGATCTACCTGCTGACCGACAGCCCCAACGGCAAGCTGCTGCGCCTGCAGCGCTAG
- the ettA gene encoding energy-dependent translational throttle protein EttA yields the protein MAQYVYTMNKVSKTVPPKRQILKDISLSFFPGAKIGVLGLNGSGKSSLLKIMAGVDKEIEGEAIPMPGLSIGYLEQEPKLDPEHTVRESVEEAMGEVNAAKARLEEIYAAYAEPDADFDALAAEQGQLEAVIAAAGTDSEHQLEIAADALRLPPWEAKIGLLSGGEKRRVALCKLLLSKPDMLLLDEPTNHLDAESVEWLEVFLKRFSGTVVAITHDRYFLDNAAEWILELDRGRGIPWKGNYSTWLEQKEARLEAEQKGEEAHAKAMKKELEWVRQNAKGRQAKSKARIQRFEELSDYEYQKRNETQEIFIPVADRLGSQVIEFKNVSKSFGDRVLIDNLSFNIPAGAIVGIIGPNGAGKSTLFKLIAGKEKPDNGEVVIGQTVKMAFVDQTRDVLSNEKTVWEDISGGLDILNVGKFQMASRAYAGRFNFNGGDQQKKVGSLSGGERGRLHLAKTLIAGGNVLLLDEPSNDLDVETLRALEDALLEFAGSVLVISHDRWFLDRIATHILAAEGDSQWTFFDGNYQEYEADKKKRLGEEGAKPHRVRFKALK from the coding sequence ATGGCCCAGTACGTCTACACCATGAACAAGGTCAGCAAGACCGTGCCGCCCAAGCGGCAGATCTTGAAGGACATTTCGCTTTCGTTCTTCCCCGGCGCCAAGATCGGCGTGCTGGGCCTCAACGGTTCGGGCAAGTCCTCGCTGCTGAAGATCATGGCCGGCGTGGACAAGGAGATCGAGGGTGAAGCCATCCCGATGCCCGGTCTGTCGATCGGCTACCTGGAGCAGGAACCCAAGCTCGACCCCGAGCACACCGTGCGCGAATCCGTCGAGGAAGCGATGGGCGAGGTCAATGCGGCCAAGGCCCGCCTCGAGGAAATCTACGCCGCGTATGCCGAACCCGATGCGGATTTCGACGCCCTTGCCGCCGAGCAGGGCCAGCTCGAAGCCGTGATCGCCGCCGCCGGCACCGATTCGGAGCACCAGCTCGAAATCGCCGCCGACGCGCTGCGCCTGCCGCCGTGGGAGGCCAAGATCGGCCTGCTCTCCGGCGGTGAAAAACGCCGCGTCGCGCTGTGCAAGCTGCTGCTGTCCAAGCCCGACATGCTGCTGCTCGACGAACCGACCAACCACCTGGACGCCGAATCGGTCGAGTGGCTCGAAGTGTTCCTGAAGCGCTTCTCCGGCACCGTGGTGGCCATCACCCACGACCGCTACTTCCTCGACAACGCCGCCGAGTGGATTCTCGAACTCGACCGCGGCCGCGGCATTCCATGGAAGGGCAACTACAGCACCTGGCTGGAGCAGAAGGAAGCCCGTCTCGAGGCCGAGCAGAAGGGCGAGGAAGCCCATGCCAAGGCCATGAAGAAGGAGCTCGAGTGGGTGCGCCAGAACGCCAAGGGCCGCCAGGCCAAGAGCAAGGCCCGCATCCAGCGCTTCGAGGAACTGTCCGACTACGAATACCAGAAGCGCAACGAGACGCAGGAAATCTTCATCCCCGTCGCGGACCGTCTCGGCAGCCAGGTCATCGAATTCAAGAACGTCAGCAAGAGCTTCGGTGACCGCGTGCTCATCGACAACCTGAGCTTCAATATCCCGGCGGGCGCGATCGTCGGCATCATCGGCCCGAACGGCGCCGGCAAGTCGACCCTGTTCAAGCTGATCGCCGGCAAGGAGAAGCCGGACAACGGCGAAGTGGTGATCGGCCAGACCGTCAAGATGGCCTTCGTCGACCAGACGCGCGATGTCCTCTCGAACGAGAAGACGGTCTGGGAAGACATTTCCGGCGGCCTGGACATCCTCAACGTCGGCAAGTTCCAGATGGCGAGCCGCGCCTACGCGGGCCGCTTCAACTTCAACGGCGGCGACCAGCAGAAGAAGGTCGGCTCGCTCTCCGGCGGTGAACGCGGTCGCCTGCACCTGGCCAAGACGCTGATCGCCGGCGGCAACGTGCTGCTGCTGGACGAACCCTCGAACGACCTCGACGTCGAAACGCTGCGTGCGCTCGAAGACGCGCTGCTCGAATTCGCCGGCAGCGTGCTCGTCATCAGCCACGACCGCTGGTTCCTCGACCGGATCGCCACGCACATCCTGGCGGCCGAAGGCGACAGCCAGTGGACCTTCTTCGACGGCAACTACCAGGAATACGAAGCCGACAAGAAGAAGCGCCTCGGCGAGGAAGGCGCCAAGCCGCACCGCGTGCGCTTCAAGGCCCTGAAGTAA